GGGCTAATTGAATGTAAGGGGCTATTTTTGTTAATTATCTTAATTGGGGCCAATATTTCCCTGTGGATGGCCTCGGGGATTGTACCGGGCATAATGTACTTTGGATTTAACTATCTAAATGAAAAAAACTTTATCCTTACCGCTTTTTTATTTACTTCTTTTATGGCGGTTTTTACTGGAACTGCTGTAGGGACAATTAGTACATTAGGGATTGCCCTTTTAGGAATAGGAAGGGGTTATGGAATAAATGAAGGAATGTTGCTGGGGGTATTAGTTTCAGGGGCATTTATAGGTGATAAAATTTCACCTTTATCAGGGTTATTAAATTTAACATTAAAGACAACGGAAACTAATTATAGGCAAGTAATAAAATCTATGTTGCAAACTTTTATTCCTGTATTTATTCTTACATCACTAGTTTATTGGATTATAGGCATAAACAACAGGCAAGTTGTTGATATTAAATTAATTGAAGAATTTCAATATGTCATTAATCTTTCCTTTTCCATATCTCCTTTTATCCTTTTATTTCCTGTATTAATAGTTTTTCTTCCTTTATTAGGATTAAAAATAATTCCAACTATCTTTATTGGGTTATTAGGGGGTATTATTATAAGTATTTTAATACAAGGCCATTCTTTACCTTCAATCCTTATGTATATATTCTTTGGGTATAAAGGAGAGACTCCATCGGCTATTTTAAACAGTATACTAATAAGTAGTGGAATAAAAGGAATGGTGGAAGTAGTTTTCATTGTTGCTGCTATTATTGCCCTTAGCAGCTTATTAGAAAGAAATGGTATTTTAAATTTAATAGATGATTTTCTTGTTAATGTTAAAAGGAGAGGGGATCTGATTTTCCGAACCGGTATACTAGCAAGTTTGTTAACGGTAGTTACTTGTGATCAAACTGCAGGTATAGTCCTTCCGGGGCGACTGTTTAAAGGTAAGTATGACCAATTAGGAGTAAAAAGGGAAGATTTGGCTAGAACAATATCTGATACCGGCACTATTATAGCTCCAATTATACCTTGGAACATAAATGCAATTATTATTTCCCTAATCACTGGCATTTCCCCTTTAAGATACTGGGGTTATGCTGTTCTATGTTATCTTTTCCCATTAACGGCAATAGTAATTTATTTATTAGAAAGGCTGAAACTTAGGACTTAAAATGTAACCTTTTCCCTTTTCTTTCGTCTAATACAAAGGTAGGGAATAAAAAAAGCTAAAACTTAAGGGGGAATATATGTGGATTTTACTAAAGTTAAGGAAATGAGAGAAAACTTAAGTAAAGTATTGTTAGATAAAGGGGAAACAGTAGATGATATTTTAGTAGCCCTTTTAGCAAAAGGTCATGTTTTATTAGAAGATGTTCCTGGAGTAGGGAAAACTGTATTGGTAAAAGGTTTATCAAAATTGTTGGGCTGTACATTTAAGAGGATTCAGTTTACCCCAGACCTATTACCTTCAGATATCACCGGTATTTCAATTTACAACCAAAAGACTGGGGAATTTGAATATAAAAAAGGGCCGATTATGGCCAATATTATCTTGGCCGATGAAATCAACCGGACATCTCCTAAAACCCAGTCTAGTTTACTAGAGGGAATGGAGGAAGGACAAGTTACTATTGATGGTGAAACATATCCCTTACCGGAACCATTTTTGGTTTTCGCAACTCAAAATCCTATTGAGTATGAAGGGACCTATTCTTTGCCAGAAGCCCAACTAGACCGTTTTTTGATGAAATGTCAAATAGGGTATCCATCTTTTTTAGGGGAGCGGGAAATTCTCCTTTCTCAAATGGATGGAACCCATCCTCTGGACAAATTAGAGAAAATCTTAGACATTGAAGAATTAATTGAGTTACAACAAAAGGTAACAGAAGTTAAAGTAAGTGAACCTATCCTAAATTATATATTAGAAATTGTCCGTTCTACCAGAACCCATCCTTCCGTCTATTTAGGAAGTAGTCCTAGGGGGGCTTTAGCTTTAACAAAGGGTGCAAAGGCCAAAGCCTTTATCAATGAAAGGGAATATGTCATCCCCGATGATGTTAAAGAATTAGCAGTTAAAGTATTGGCCCATCGGATTATCGTTAAACCAGAAGATGTAATGCAAGGGGTAACAGGGGAAAAGGTCATTGAAGAGATTTTAAAGGGTGTAGAAGTTCCTATAGGGAGATAGGGGATAATTATGGAAATAAAATTTAAAAGGGAAATCTATCTATTAATTACATTGGTAGTGTTGTTGTTTTTCTGGGCGGGGGTAATGGAGGACTCTAGAGTTGCCAACCTTTTTTGGCTGGGACTATTGATGACTGTAACGCCATTTTTAACCTTGATCAGAGGTTGGCGGGGAATAAAAGTAGAAAGATTATTGCCAGAAGGCAGGATTTTTAGTGGTGATAAATTGAGAATTAAGTTAAATATCAAAAACAATAGTATTTTTCCCATTTTGTGGCTTAAAGTATTGGAAAGATATCCTTTGAAATACATGATTAAACATCAAACCCTTTCTGAAATCTCTGTACCGGTCCATTTTTTGACTAAAAAAGGGACAAAACATGAATATCTATTACAAGATGTACCCCGGGGAAAATTGAAATGGGATAAAGTAGAACTCTATAGGACGGACCTTTTAGGATTTGTAGAGACTAAAAAAGAATTACCTCTCCTTGATGAGGTTACTGTTTACCCCAAATTTGTCTATATTCCTGTAGATAATCTCTATAACAGGGATGATGAAAAACAAGGTGTAACTAAACTGATAAAAGGCAATGATTATTCCCAAATCAGCGGAGTTAGGGAATATCAGCGGGGAGATAAATTAAGTTTAATCCACTGGAAAGTTAGTGCTAAGAAAAATACTTTGATGAGTAAGGAATTTTATCCTTTATTAAATCAAGAAAACCACATAATTTTAGATTGTTACAGGAAAAATTATGGAGAAGATTACGA
This portion of the Anaerobranca californiensis DSM 14826 genome encodes:
- a CDS encoding DUF58 domain-containing protein, whose protein sequence is MEIKFKREIYLLITLVVLLFFWAGVMEDSRVANLFWLGLLMTVTPFLTLIRGWRGIKVERLLPEGRIFSGDKLRIKLNIKNNSIFPILWLKVLERYPLKYMIKHQTLSEISVPVHFLTKKGTKHEYLLQDVPRGKLKWDKVELYRTDLLGFVETKKELPLLDEVTVYPKFVYIPVDNLYNRDDEKQGVTKLIKGNDYSQISGVREYQRGDKLSLIHWKVSAKKNTLMSKEFYPLLNQENHIILDCYRKNYGEDYDPQFELAVSVAASLINSLGRFNKNLTLKFNNKSGDVVTYKNKTYFIKEAMEKLALVEHDGYQTLEKMLNEQYSYWHRGVTLFIITNRLDDKLIGKFYQGNGKGRIKVFLVGGEKFGNYDFIKGVKSLKDLSG
- a CDS encoding AAA family ATPase translates to MRENLSKVLLDKGETVDDILVALLAKGHVLLEDVPGVGKTVLVKGLSKLLGCTFKRIQFTPDLLPSDITGISIYNQKTGEFEYKKGPIMANIILADEINRTSPKTQSSLLEGMEEGQVTIDGETYPLPEPFLVFATQNPIEYEGTYSLPEAQLDRFLMKCQIGYPSFLGEREILLSQMDGTHPLDKLEKILDIEELIELQQKVTEVKVSEPILNYILEIVRSTRTHPSVYLGSSPRGALALTKGAKAKAFINEREYVIPDDVKELAVKVLAHRIIVKPEDVMQGVTGEKVIEEILKGVEVPIGR
- a CDS encoding Na+/H+ antiporter NhaC family protein; its protein translation is MLIILIGANISLWMASGIVPGIMYFGFNYLNEKNFILTAFLFTSFMAVFTGTAVGTISTLGIALLGIGRGYGINEGMLLGVLVSGAFIGDKISPLSGLLNLTLKTTETNYRQVIKSMLQTFIPVFILTSLVYWIIGINNRQVVDIKLIEEFQYVINLSFSISPFILLFPVLIVFLPLLGLKIIPTIFIGLLGGIIISILIQGHSLPSILMYIFFGYKGETPSAILNSILISSGIKGMVEVVFIVAAIIALSSLLERNGILNLIDDFLVNVKRRGDLIFRTGILASLLTVVTCDQTAGIVLPGRLFKGKYDQLGVKREDLARTISDTGTIIAPIIPWNINAIIISLITGISPLRYWGYAVLCYLFPLTAIVIYLLERLKLRT